In Candidatus Nomurabacteria bacterium, a genomic segment contains:
- a CDS encoding fibronectin type III domain-containing protein, which yields MRYSFLQVDAKKLMRISLFLLLLGVSVLSSSNGAGAAGSVVISNVRINDLTTGYADIGWNTNLPSDSIIEWGVIGGGLPNQVAASDLVTTHQLRLEPLAADTVYEYRVGSKLDSEAESDRAWFPDSGTITFSTPSGGGGGSDEGPRLTNIQVNANCCSGTFTFSTNEPSAYKITITDGPNAVGNSSTSAPGNFLNDWSVAYPADFVNNIPLLASSSYEYRIELTDPEGNYRSYGPLPFRTGLNQFDYVFTPGVCAEDNTPLGQCNEDGFYCGPGGLVINCEVCGFQCQVGETCRNGGACTTDPGLGNDSYQCNPPSCYGRACVNSGSACSTDADCPGSSCQEGVFLSPAGPGCYASWNQCNANTVVQVDRDRVCNKWMTCRTQTQVTNPTTQTTENLCYDLAACAAIGPNGECAKPLFGKYCVGDALRFCSTGNDCESGLCKPASGTYCAVPRRPSPTEPYEYVPCDVNEGGTNNPTCLPFDSNGKCTEFQPENVTYVSPIDVQKIKYLSGSVKAGLRWNTGVSFTYDGQFPWYFMPQDGSVVSLGNEAFENQESTTITSSNGTQQTVIDYTTSPWSAYGRRGSDNSEATITVVPEDGTGQSNPNHILKIDPTDAGSYCRGGVNDGNACSGDVDCGGVADSCVEEFSGAQAPSSPFSTLNGAKYIISFKIRSSVPEGQTIQARIMSPNGSVSELWRGEVTTSWQGIVANPVPVKGGSGWLQFVRLSDNSDPFYIDDVSLNVALGVSKTNNAEQLNYVPRSCRLYPSEDSLLCQYRDDSGVRYKGWYGYCLEKDPKFADRCISWWPVDIIGGETDVYGTFGSEIQAGYSDRSPLYYCVEAEGVTGGDELDHDGDENDVPVSEVSDGWRLLRSTMQGYESENGKCNTMRLWYGIASKGLLGGCDDKDFFGDTDGDCEWSGCDGKADYSVFHFDDSNNDPAHFQWDPADEYYKNEIIQICIDEKATTHSDWHIGRFCLNDDNNWKARREPGGGNFFEIEVVFNTTTGRLDAFKLWGNDKSGDYGGFEANVSVQLRETCNKIVKVVDENGQNKAWASRLSIGSGYTIRDINYVLTQDLAPYGGAVTSAGDPSTWTEKLYVEQPRTNENFTFPYQSRAGSPFACKGDCSSRVCIGGGSTEGAICHTADDCRDNSGNQGVCAGVGVCSISQKACQGNFSESGTCLAPDGTTLTADKCCSLDNASDICIGGAASIRTSQVYNTDDEYQCEKSGAWCGCNSPTDCSNVNGDTLCESYQDGDTCKAIAPASIFKRAFAINNLQRIFSESYGFWTWSQKQGKYIAQEGAEDWSPPTKQCLVCNTSPQKACDQLGTTSQCGGATCNLISVRGTYNTTVPAADYCGVRPRTYNFSVNDQQSADVSDGSWVNFKFNSTADSEQLPLDSLLIDWSDGQQQSVYFPYAPKSDAGNPHNLSHRYFCSPTTLENLPTCNSDPKLRTYPCAGPTGGEKQYCVYQPRVVVKDNWGWCNGVPADFQEGSACPCADGQFCHPQYNICVDNDYLNLSCESSDINFPPSWQDYAPNKTIEVHVQPIGT from the coding sequence ATGCGGTATTCCTTCCTCCAAGTCGATGCAAAAAAACTGATGCGGATCAGCTTGTTTCTGCTATTGCTTGGAGTTAGCGTATTAAGCAGCAGCAATGGAGCTGGGGCAGCTGGTAGCGTGGTCATCTCCAATGTCCGTATTAATGATTTAACAACGGGGTATGCTGACATTGGATGGAATACTAACCTCCCTTCAGATTCCATTATTGAGTGGGGTGTGATTGGCGGAGGCTTGCCAAATCAAGTTGCTGCTAGTGATTTAGTAACGACACATCAACTTCGTTTAGAGCCTTTAGCAGCTGATACGGTCTACGAATATCGGGTTGGTTCAAAGCTGGACAGTGAGGCAGAATCTGACCGAGCCTGGTTTCCGGACTCAGGAACAATTACCTTTTCCACACCATCAGGCGGTGGCGGTGGTAGTGACGAGGGTCCGCGCCTCACCAACATTCAAGTAAATGCAAACTGCTGCAGCGGCACCTTTACTTTCTCAACAAATGAGCCTTCGGCGTATAAAATTACCATTACCGATGGTCCAAACGCCGTAGGAAATTCAAGTACTTCTGCTCCAGGAAACTTCTTAAACGATTGGTCAGTAGCCTATCCAGCGGACTTTGTGAATAATATTCCTTTACTGGCCTCAAGTAGCTACGAATATAGAATTGAGTTGACTGATCCAGAGGGCAACTATCGTAGCTACGGACCCTTACCATTCAGGACTGGGTTGAATCAGTTTGATTATGTGTTTACACCTGGAGTTTGTGCGGAAGATAATACACCTCTTGGTCAATGTAATGAAGATGGCTTCTACTGTGGACCAGGCGGCTTGGTTATCAACTGTGAAGTTTGTGGATTCCAATGTCAGGTGGGGGAGACGTGCCGTAATGGTGGAGCCTGTACGACTGATCCGGGCTTAGGGAATGATTCGTATCAGTGTAATCCTCCATCGTGCTATGGTCGGGCCTGTGTGAATAGCGGCAGCGCTTGTAGTACTGATGCGGATTGTCCTGGCAGCTCTTGTCAGGAGGGTGTTTTCTTGAGTCCAGCTGGGCCAGGGTGTTACGCATCCTGGAATCAATGTAATGCTAACACTGTAGTGCAGGTTGATCGTGATCGCGTGTGTAATAAGTGGATGACTTGCCGAACCCAAACGCAGGTAACTAATCCTACAACACAGACAACAGAGAACCTTTGCTATGACTTAGCAGCTTGTGCAGCCATCGGGCCAAATGGTGAGTGCGCGAAGCCACTCTTTGGTAAATATTGTGTAGGCGATGCATTGCGCTTCTGCTCTACTGGTAATGATTGTGAGTCAGGACTTTGTAAGCCTGCCTCGGGCACTTATTGTGCTGTTCCACGTCGCCCCAGTCCGACTGAGCCCTATGAATATGTGCCCTGTGATGTGAATGAAGGCGGTACAAATAATCCAACTTGTTTACCTTTTGACTCTAATGGAAAGTGCACTGAATTTCAGCCGGAAAATGTTACTTATGTAAGTCCAATAGATGTGCAAAAGATTAAGTATTTGAGCGGATCAGTCAAAGCAGGTCTTCGCTGGAATACTGGGGTTTCTTTTACTTATGATGGACAGTTTCCTTGGTATTTCATGCCACAAGACGGCTCGGTTGTGTCGCTAGGTAACGAGGCATTTGAAAATCAAGAATCAACAACTATTACTAGTAGCAACGGGACTCAGCAAACTGTTATTGATTATACAACAAGCCCTTGGTCAGCTTACGGACGTCGCGGCAGTGATAATAGTGAAGCGACTATTACAGTTGTTCCAGAGGATGGAACTGGGCAAAGCAATCCAAATCATATATTAAAGATAGACCCCACTGACGCGGGTAGCTATTGTCGCGGTGGAGTAAATGACGGAAACGCATGTTCGGGTGATGTTGACTGCGGCGGTGTTGCTGATTCTTGTGTTGAGGAGTTTTCCGGAGCGCAAGCCCCATCAAGCCCCTTTTCAACTCTTAATGGTGCAAAATATATTATTTCATTTAAGATACGCTCCTCTGTCCCTGAGGGTCAAACTATTCAAGCGAGAATTATGTCTCCTAATGGTAGTGTAAGTGAGCTGTGGAGAGGGGAGGTAACGACAAGCTGGCAAGGAATAGTTGCTAATCCTGTCCCAGTAAAGGGAGGTAGTGGCTGGTTGCAGTTTGTGCGTTTGTCCGATAATAGTGATCCGTTCTACATTGATGATGTGTCTTTAAATGTAGCTCTCGGGGTTTCAAAGACTAACAATGCTGAACAACTTAATTATGTTCCCCGATCTTGTCGTTTATATCCAAGCGAAGACTCACTACTATGTCAGTATCGCGATGACTCCGGAGTCCGATACAAGGGGTGGTATGGCTATTGTCTAGAAAAAGATCCTAAATTTGCTGATCGATGCATTTCTTGGTGGCCAGTGGATATTATTGGCGGAGAAACCGATGTATATGGGACCTTTGGGTCAGAAATTCAGGCAGGTTATTCCGATCGGAGTCCACTCTATTATTGCGTAGAGGCTGAAGGGGTTACCGGTGGTGACGAGCTAGATCATGACGGAGATGAAAATGATGTTCCAGTTTCGGAAGTATCCGATGGCTGGAGATTATTACGATCGACCATGCAGGGCTATGAAAGTGAGAATGGAAAGTGTAATACTATGCGTTTGTGGTATGGAATTGCTTCGAAAGGATTGCTTGGGGGTTGTGATGATAAAGACTTTTTCGGTGACACTGATGGAGATTGTGAATGGAGCGGATGTGATGGAAAAGCTGATTACTCGGTATTTCATTTTGACGATAGTAATAATGACCCTGCTCATTTTCAGTGGGATCCAGCTGATGAATATTATAAGAATGAAATTATACAAATATGTATAGATGAAAAAGCTACGACACACAGTGATTGGCATATTGGTAGGTTTTGTTTAAATGACGATAATAACTGGAAAGCCCGAAGGGAGCCCGGAGGAGGTAATTTCTTTGAGATCGAAGTAGTTTTTAATACTACTACCGGTAGGTTAGACGCTTTTAAACTATGGGGTAATGATAAAAGTGGAGATTACGGTGGTTTTGAGGCAAATGTTTCAGTCCAACTGCGTGAAACCTGTAATAAAATTGTGAAGGTGGTAGATGAAAATGGTCAAAATAAAGCTTGGGCAAGCCGATTATCAATTGGAAGTGGCTATACTATTCGCGACATTAATTATGTACTTACGCAGGATTTGGCACCTTATGGTGGTGCAGTAACAAGCGCTGGTGATCCATCCACCTGGACTGAAAAATTATACGTTGAACAACCGAGGACAAATGAAAATTTCACCTTCCCATATCAATCTCGAGCAGGTTCACCGTTTGCTTGCAAAGGTGATTGTTCAAGTAGGGTTTGTATAGGTGGGGGCTCAACTGAGGGCGCAATCTGTCATACTGCTGACGATTGTCGAGATAATTCAGGAAACCAGGGCGTTTGTGCTGGTGTAGGAGTGTGTTCTATTTCTCAGAAAGCCTGTCAAGGTAATTTTAGTGAATCGGGTACTTGCTTAGCGCCTGATGGAACAACGTTAACTGCAGATAAATGTTGTTCCCTAGATAATGCAAGTGATATTTGTATAGGGGGTGCAGCCAGTATTCGAACTAGTCAGGTATACAATACTGACGATGAATACCAGTGTGAAAAATCCGGCGCTTGGTGTGGCTGTAATAGTCCGACAGATTGTAGTAATGTCAATGGTGATACTCTTTGCGAGAGCTATCAAGACGGTGATACATGTAAGGCGATCGCACCCGCAAGTATTTTTAAACGCGCTTTTGCAATTAATAACTTGCAGCGTATCTTTTCCGAAAGCTATGGATTCTGGACCTGGAGTCAAAAACAAGGAAAATATATAGCTCAAGAAGGGGCAGAGGATTGGTCGCCACCAACTAAGCAATGCCTTGTTTGTAATACTTCACCACAAAAGGCCTGCGACCAGCTTGGAACAACATCTCAATGTGGAGGTGCAACTTGTAATCTTATTAGTGTTCGAGGAACATATAATACGACTGTTCCCGCGGCAGATTACTGTGGAGTGCGCCCACGGACGTATAATTTTTCGGTAAATGATCAGCAGTCAGCGGATGTTTCCGATGGATCCTGGGTAAACTTTAAATTTAATTCGACAGCTGATAGTGAGCAGTTGCCGTTAGACTCCCTCTTAATTGATTGGAGCGATGGTCAGCAGCAATCAGTTTACTTCCCTTATGCGCCAAAATCTGATGCAGGAAATCCACATAACTTGAGTCATCGCTATTTTTGCAGCCCGACGACTCTTGAGAATCTCCCTACGTGTAACAGTGATCCAAAATTACGAACTTATCCTTGTGCTGGTCCGACTGGAGGGGAGAAACAATATTGTGTATATCAACCTCGCGTGGTTGTTAAAGATAATTGGGGTTGGTGTAATGGCGTGCCAGCTGATTTTCAAGAAGGCTCAGCATGCCCTTGTGCCGACGGGCAATTCTGTCATCCTCAATATAATATATGTGTAGATAATGATTATCTTAACCTCTCATGTGAATCAAGTGATATAAACTTCCCACCGAGCTGGCAAGATTACGCGCCAAACAAAACTATTGAGGTGCACGTGCAGCCAATTGGAACTTAG